The Paenibacillus dendritiformis region TTGGCTCAAGCCTTCTAATGCATAGTACTCGCATTGAATCGGAATAATGACGGAATGAGAGGCCGTCAGCGAATTAATCGTCAAAATCCCTAAGGACGGCGGACAATCAATCAATATATAATCATACAAATGGGCCACAAGCTGCAATGACTTCTTCAGCCGGACTTCCCGTGAAATCGTCGGAACCAGCTCAATCTCGGCCCCCGCCAATTGAATCGTGGCCGGTATAATATGCAAGCCTTCGACCATCGTAGGAACGATCGCATCTTTGGGATGGACGTCATTAATGATGACATCATAAATGCAGTTGGCTACATCCGCTTTATTAATCCCTACTCCGCTTGTCGTATTGCCCTGCGGATCGATATCTACCAGTAATACCCGCTTGCCTAGCAACGCCAAACCCGCACCCAAATTCACCGTCGTCGTGGTCTTCCCGACGCCGCCTTTCTGGTTGGTAATGGCAATGACTTTAGCCATTCCTCTTCACCTCAATGTTGATTCTTTCTGCCTTCTCCAGCTGCATCGAGACTTCAATTGCTTTCCTATGCAATAAAAAGAGCGGCGTCTTGGCTGCCGCCCTAACGTTCCGCCATGCGAACAACACCAACGTCTTCATCCGATTGTAAGCAATGGTAGACATGCAGCACATGATTGGACTTCAAGACGTGATTTTATCGTTTCGGAATTTTAATCACAATTTCGTAATGATCCTCATGATCCTTCTCATCCGTTTTAATCTTCAGGCCGGATCCAGAGACCATATCAATCGACTGGCGAATCGTGTTCAAGGCCAAGCGCACATCTTTCGTGAACGAAATGCGTTTCGTCTTTTTGGCCTTATTGACTTCTTTATAGAAAGCGACTCTCGCTTCCGTCTGCTTCACATTCAGTTCTTTAGTAATGATCTCATTCAATAGCTTGAGCTGCCATTCTTCCGAATCGAGACTCAACAGTGCCCGGGCATGACGTTCCGTCAACTTGCGTTCCATCAGAGCTGTCTTGACTGCTTCGGGAAGTTGAAGCAACCGAATCTTGTTGGCTATTGTCGATTGGCTTTTGCCTAATCGCTGCGCCAAGCTTTCTTGTGTCAGATCATGGAGATCGATCAGCTTCTGATAAGCAACCGCTTCCTCGATCGCGGTCAACCCTTCACGCTGCAAATTCTCAATGAGGGCAATAGACGCCGCTTGAGAATCGTTAATTTCTCGAATAATCCCCGGGATGGTGTCCATGCCCAGCTTTTTCACTGCTCGCCAACGCCGCTCCCCGGCAATAATCTCATACTTGCCGTTACGCTGCCGAACCACGATCGGTTGAATAACACCATGGGTCTTAATCGTCTGACACAATTCATCAATTCGTTCATCATCAAAAATGGTGCGCGGTTGATAAGGGCTGGTGACAATCTCGTCCACCGGAAGCTGTTTGACCTCATCCAGCGCTCCCCGCTCTGCAAAACCGAATAACCGAGACAGTTGTTCTTTCATATCCGATAATACCACCTAACTTCAAAATAATGCCAGACACTTGAAGAAGCGGCAGTTGCTCTGCTCCATCGGATTGTATAATCCGTAATCCATACCTACATGAAAAGCCTACCCGTGCAATATCCATGCTGACACATGAATACAGCTACTCTCTATCCTATCTATTCTCCAAGCAGGCACCTATTTCCTGCAAGGATAGAACTTGAACAAAAATATTGTTCCACGTGGAACAAATCACCAATTCCATTGCCAACCATTTCTGCTCTACTTTACATGATACCATGATGTTCCTGCGTTTCATAGATATTCTCGGAACTGATCTGAGATTAGATAATGTGCAAACCTGCTTTGTCCATTGCATCAAAAAGCGGCCTATGTACACAGTCCGGTTATTTACATTTTCCCGATTCATCTCCGCGAATCTTTCCCTCGCAATATAGTTTATAATAGGTGTTGTTACTCACTTCCGCAGCAATCGCTTCTGTGACAGGAACGCCTTTTATCGAATATAGATTGGTGCCAACGGGGTATTTGTTAGAAAATGTATCTTCAATAGATCTCAAAAACGATTCATCATCACTGTATTTTTCAACGGTGCCTATTTTTTTGTCGATCTCCGTTACCATTTCTTCGGTTGCTTGGTACATATAACCGTTCCATGTGAGACCAATTATTTTCCATTCATTGCTTGATGTCGGCAGCTTTTCTTGAGAAGAACATCCTGAAACAAATACAGACATGATAAAGGTCAAGAATAAAAAATAACGCATGCGTATTCCTCCTGATTATGGAAACGGTTTAGTCCAACCAAATGTTTGGCTTAACGTTAGAGACCGAATCTAACCTTACTTCGCCTCTGTCTCATGATAGATTAATTCAATGACAGAACATGTGAATACTCATTCTTGCTGATAGCCGAAGCTCACGGCATATTGGATGGTACATTGAGCTTGGGTAAATCATAAAGAGCCGCAAGACTACTCCTGCGACTCTGTCATGATAATATATTATTCTTATTCTAGTAGCGTTCCTTCCCTCGCTTTTCTTAACAAATCATAATAATCCAATCCACAGACCATCACTGTTTCAAAATACAAATACTTTATGTCATCTTCCTGTTCTTCTGGAGATTTTACCTTGAACCAGTCTTCCTCCATCTCTTTTTCAGTAAAGACATGGACCAGTAGAAATATCAGTTTCCATGGCTCTTCCAACCACAATGCTGCGTTAAACATGTCCATGATCAGATTGTCACTACTACTTAATTAGGTCCACATTTATCAATCCGCTCCTATTAACGTAATATTGTAGCAGTATTGACTATTTTTCTATGATTCGGACTTTAAGCCATTCAGTATAGCGAGGAAGCAAATTTAAACCCAGTTGAAAACACTTTATACTTTTTCCTAAATTAACTTCGAGGTTTTTCATGAATGCTCGTTGGGGTTATTGCTGCAAAATTTCATCGCGGGATTATTTTAATTCTCCTGACCCATTCCCATAAACCTTTCCCTCACAAATTAACTTATGATAGGTGTTGTTTTTTACTTCCGCCGCTATCGCTTCCATCACGGGAATGCCCTTTATCGAATATAGATTGGTGCCAACTGGGTATGTGTTAGAAAATGTATCCTCTATGGATCTCAGAAACGACTCCTCATCACTATACTTTTCAATCGTACCAATTTTGTGATCGATGTCCATTACCATCTCTTCGGTTATCCGATACAAGTATCCGTTCAAGGTAACGGAACTGATTCGCCAATCACCACTTGAACTGGGAAGCTTCTCTTCAGAAGTGCATCCCGTTATGATTATGGACATCATAATGACGAAACAAAAAAAATAACGCATACGCATCCCTCCTGATTATGGAAACGCTCCAATCCATCCAAATGTTTTCAAAAAATGTTAATACAGAATTGTTTATATGTCAAAATACACTAATACGTAATCTTTTAAAACAGATAGCTCGGGAGCATACAGCGGAACATTATCCAAAAGCAAGGATTTATAATCTTGTATAAAATCCACGCTCTAATGACTTTTATTGAAATATTCAATGATTAACACGAGTAACCCAAAGAAAAATAACATGAGGCCAATTACGAATGGAATGCCTAAAAACAGGCTTTGAGCATTACTGATATCCGATGCACCAAAAATTGCAAACCAGAACTTTGTTCCCCTCCAAGTGTTAATACTAGATGAATATAACGCAGCAAGAATGATTATCGTCAAGCAAATCATAGTTCCATTAAATAATAGTACACTTCCAATGATTGACTTTTTCATTACATCTCTCCTCCAGTCTTTCTTATGAGCCAAAACCAGTCTTTTTCCAAATCTTCCTCTGTTATCGAATTTGAGCGGTGACGAGGCTCAATGATTCCAATTCCCCAAAATAAAGAATTGTGATATGTTAAAATACACGAATGCATAATCTATTTCGAACATGAACAACGTTGAAACTTATTAGTAGTTTGACCTACGAGACAGAGTCGCAAGACTACTCCTGCGACTCTGTCATGATAATATATTTATTCTTATTCTAGTAGCGTTCCTTCCCTCGCTTTTCTTAACAAATCATAATACTCCAATCCACAGACCATCACGGTTTCAAAGTACAAATATTTCAAGTCATCTTCCTGCTCTTCTGGCGATTTTACCTTGAACCAGTCTTCCTCCATCTCTTTTTCGGTAAAGACGTTAGACCTGTAGAAAGAAAGACCAACCTCTGTAAAGTCAAAAATAGATCCTAAATCGGGCTCACTTGTTCTTAAGTATGGGGTCATTTTATCAATTATTTCGATCAACTTTTCGGCCTTTGTATTGAAGACATGGATTCCATAACATACAATGGTCGCAAATTCTTTTAAGACACACACTACTTGTATCGCTCTGAGTCTTTCGTTCTTATCGTATTCCGGGAGAATATAGCTTTCAAAATGGCGATCCGCTTCATCATTGTACTGCTGAATATACTGTTGAATACATTCATCTACTTGACCCTTGGTCATCCCAAGCTTAATCGTTCCTATACTGCGACCAGGCTCAATGATTATATTGTCCATGGCAACTCACCCACACTTGAACCCTTTACCAGGTTCAACATCTTTTCTGACTATGCAAACGTTTATAGTGAATGTATCAGCTTAACCACAAGACCCTTTTAATAAGCCCTTTTTTCTGAATTTCTACTAAGTAGTCATCTAACTCTTGGCTGAGGTTTACTACATCCACATCAGTAAGATTTTTTCCCTCTTGAACTGCCTTTTCCATTTTTATTCTGGCGTTTTCAATTTTGCAAATTAGTTCTTCATCTTCTTCGCTAAGTTCATGAAGTATAGATACACTTTTTATGAAATATGCGATTGCTTCATTTTGTAAACCTATCGCATTTAGGTACTTACCCTTATTCATATAATAATATGCGTGTTCTGTCTTAACTAAAGGATTTGATAGATCAGAGCCGATAAAGTCGCTTTCACGTTGAAGTAACTTTTCAATAGAATCAAAATCGGATTCGGAAAAATATACAGTAAGAAGCGAATTCACGATGTTAATTTTATGCGAATATATTTGTAAGCATTGCTGTAATTGAGCAATCGCCAACTCTGTTTTTCCTCTACGCTGGTTAAGTTTTGCCTTCATAAAGTCCACATTCTCTTTTACAAAGGGAAATTTAAACAAGCTGAATGCCTTCAAATATTTCTCGGCAAACTCGTACTGTTCCTGATGGAAATAGGAAGTACAGATCATCAAAATAGAATAAGCCTTGAAGCTGCTCTCTGTCTGATCTTCAAAGACAAGTCGCTTGCATAATTCGATACATTCAGGATATCTCCGCAAGTGATAGGCATGGACACCCAACTTGTGGTATAAGGTGATTCGGTTTTCGATAGATAGGAATTCGGCATAGTTCAAAATGGATTTTCCCGATTGAAATGTCTCTTCCAGCTTGCTGAAATCATCCCGTTCCACCAAATACTTATAAAGCAACCCTTGTGCAAGTTGGGGCTGCATACCGTGACTTCTGGCATATGCGATGACCGTATCGAACAAGGCAAGCTTAATTTCAGTCTTGTCGGGAAACTGCTCTGCAGTTAGCATTATTTTCTCTGCTATTGCACCGCTGTTTTCATCTTCGGATTCTAATAATAATAATGAAGCGATCTTGGCGCTTAGAGATGCATTTTGAAATGAAAATGAGTCATGTAGTAGTGCCAATAACGTATCTGATCGGGGCTTTGCAAACACGAGTGGTTCCAGCAGTTCTTAAAGAGGAATCTCCAATACCGATATAATCGGCTGGATAGTTTTATAATCTGGCCGCTGAATTACTCCATTCTCAAGCTTTGAAATGTTCCCTCTGCTCACTCCCGATAATTCAGCCAATTGTACCTGCGTCATCCCCCGTTCCTGTCGATAACGTTGAAGCAGTTCCCCCAAGGTTAAGAACACCAGACTGACGGAACTCACATTATCACTTCCTTATAATGGAATGTAATTGTTTATACATTACCATTTCATGATTGTTATGTAAATAATAATGAGATATAAGTAATATAGTACATATTTAAAAGGGGCTGATCGTATGGAATGGAAACGTGCACGTGTCTCTCAGAAACGCCAAGTTACGATACCTCTAAAATATTTCGAACAAGCAGTAATTAAAGACGAGGTAGAGTTTTGTATCAAGGGGAGCGTCATCATGATTCGCCCTGTATGCGAACATACAGGCCATTATTCTTTCGCGGATCTCATATAGAAGACTTGATCAAAGAAGGACTTTCCGGTGATGAACTACTGACAAAGTTC contains the following coding sequences:
- a CDS encoding ParA family protein, which codes for MAKVIAITNQKGGVGKTTTTVNLGAGLALLGKRVLLVDIDPQGNTTSGVGINKADVANCIYDVIINDVHPKDAIVPTMVEGLHIIPATIQLAGAEIELVPTISREVRLKKSLQLVAHLYDYILIDCPPSLGILTINSLTASHSVIIPIQCEYYALEGLSQLLNTVRLVQKHLNTSLQIEGVLLTMLDARTNLGIQVIEEVKKYFQQKVYQTIIPRNIRLSEAPSHGQSIMTYDPKSKGAEVYLELAKEVISYE
- a CDS encoding helix-turn-helix domain-containing protein, with amino-acid sequence MSSVSLVFLTLGELLQRYRQERGMTQVQLAELSGVSRGNISKLENGVIQRPDYKTIQPIISVLEIPL
- the noc gene encoding nucleoid occlusion protein, whose translation is MKEQLSRLFGFAERGALDEVKQLPVDEIVTSPYQPRTIFDDERIDELCQTIKTHGVIQPIVVRQRNGKYEIIAGERRWRAVKKLGMDTIPGIIREINDSQAASIALIENLQREGLTAIEEAVAYQKLIDLHDLTQESLAQRLGKSQSTIANKIRLLQLPEAVKTALMERKLTERHARALLSLDSEEWQLKLLNEIITKELNVKQTEARVAFYKEVNKAKKTKRISFTKDVRLALNTIRQSIDMVSGSGLKIKTDEKDHEDHYEIVIKIPKR
- a CDS encoding aspartyl-phosphate phosphatase Spo0E family protein produces the protein MALLHDSFSFQNASLSAKIASLLLLESEDENSGAIAEKIMLTAEQFPDKTEIKLALFDTVIAYARSHGMQPQLAQGLLYKYLVERDDFSKLEETFQSGKSILNYAEFLSIENRITLYHKLGVHAYHLRRYPECIELCKRLVFEDQTESSFKAYSILMICTSYFHQEQYEFAEKYLKAFSLFKFPFVKENVDFMKAKLNQRRGKTELAIAQLQQCLQIYSHKINIVNSLLTVYFSESDFDSIEKLLQRESDFIGSDLSNPLVKTEHAYYYMNKGKYLNAIGLQNEAIAYFIKSVSILHELSEEDEELICKIENARIKMEKAVQEGKNLTDVDVVNLSQELDDYLVEIQKKGLIKRVLWLS